In Acaryochloris marina S15, a single genomic region encodes these proteins:
- a CDS encoding YkvA family protein, producing the protein MKQPSLFKLFQDAFRQGIRHPKYRWALIAGTLFYLVSPLDIAPDVLPIVGWIDDGVLVTFLISEVCQLMLENKKNGTSEDTFEAAIDIEANPVV; encoded by the coding sequence ATGAAACAACCCTCCTTGTTTAAGCTGTTTCAAGACGCCTTTCGCCAAGGCATTCGTCATCCAAAATATCGCTGGGCTCTGATCGCGGGCACCCTATTTTATCTGGTCAGCCCGTTAGATATTGCCCCTGATGTTTTACCTATCGTGGGTTGGATTGATGACGGTGTACTGGTAACCTTCCTGATTTCTGAAGTCTGTCAGCTCATGTTAGAGAACAAGAAAAACGGCACCTCAGAAGACACGTTTGAAGCCGCAATTGATATTGAAGCAAACCCCGTTGTTTAG
- a CDS encoding GTP pyrophosphokinase has product MASLIQSRSLEELLVTAIAMVSNRPVAIATQSHINQFDKAGKPYIDHPLRVMGAGNTLPEKIVGVLHDAVEDSELTLVALTEAGFPAEIVAAIDAITKRQDEPYDTYLGRVMANSIALRVKIADMTDNMDISRIAQPTDQDWARLKKYETILPRLRLQQEQGLKRRKD; this is encoded by the coding sequence ATGGCTTCCCTGATCCAATCCCGTTCTTTAGAAGAGTTGCTGGTTACGGCGATTGCGATGGTTTCCAACCGGCCTGTGGCCATCGCAACTCAATCCCACATAAACCAATTCGATAAAGCAGGCAAACCCTACATTGATCACCCCCTGCGAGTGATGGGAGCGGGCAATACCCTCCCCGAGAAAATTGTGGGTGTCCTCCATGATGCCGTGGAAGACTCAGAGTTAACCCTGGTGGCGCTCACTGAGGCAGGATTTCCCGCAGAGATTGTGGCTGCCATTGATGCAATTACCAAACGCCAGGATGAACCCTATGACACTTACCTAGGCAGAGTCATGGCGAACTCCATCGCACTACGGGTCAAAATTGCAGATATGACAGACAACATGGATATCAGCCGCATTGCCCAGCCAACGGATCAAGACTGGGCCAGATTGAAAAAATATGAAACCATCCTGCCGCGACTACGGCTGCAGCAAGAGCAGGGATTAAAACGGCGTAAAGATTAG
- a CDS encoding c-type cytochrome codes for MKLFSVLIAFSRKAGLWMGLIGVWLGINLSPAWATPPEASDGAMLFENYCAGCHPKGGNIIRRGKTLKLKSLKRDSYDTLEPLTGIVTEGQNNMPGFADKLDNAQVETVAQFVLEQANHNWK; via the coding sequence GTGAAGTTATTTTCTGTTTTGATTGCTTTTAGCCGAAAAGCTGGCTTATGGATGGGTCTAATCGGGGTGTGGTTAGGGATCAATCTCTCCCCTGCCTGGGCTACTCCGCCTGAGGCCTCGGATGGAGCGATGCTCTTTGAGAACTACTGTGCAGGCTGCCATCCCAAAGGCGGCAATATTATTCGTCGCGGTAAAACCTTAAAACTAAAATCTCTCAAACGAGATAGTTATGACACCCTGGAACCCCTCACTGGTATAGTCACCGAGGGCCAAAACAATATGCCCGGATTTGCAGATAAGCTCGATAATGCTCAAGTTGAGACCGTGGCCCAGTTTGTTCTAGAACAGGCTAACCACAACTGGAAATAG
- a CDS encoding N-acetyltransferase: protein MTPLNIKIATPAEAEDCLTVLTLAFCNDPAIRWMFPQPAQYAQGLPLFAQAFGGAAFQQGTAFYTEGFGAVALWLPPTAQPDEAALMTLIQQGVEASQQPALTSILEQLGGHHPQEPHWHLAIIGTDPICQGQGCGSALLTHTLAICDQRQELVYLEATNPRNVALYKKHGFEVLGTVQAGNSPTLYPMLRQPQ, encoded by the coding sequence TTGACACCTTTGAATATCAAAATCGCCACTCCAGCAGAAGCAGAGGACTGTCTAACGGTTCTGACCTTAGCCTTCTGCAATGATCCAGCCATCCGGTGGATGTTTCCACAGCCCGCTCAATATGCCCAAGGTTTACCGCTATTTGCCCAAGCTTTTGGCGGTGCCGCGTTTCAGCAGGGGACTGCATTCTATACAGAAGGGTTTGGGGCGGTTGCCCTCTGGCTACCGCCGACTGCTCAGCCGGATGAAGCAGCTCTAATGACCTTGATTCAGCAAGGCGTTGAGGCCAGCCAACAACCCGCCCTCACCTCTATTTTGGAACAGCTCGGTGGGCACCATCCCCAAGAACCCCATTGGCATTTAGCGATTATCGGTACCGATCCGATCTGTCAGGGGCAAGGATGTGGATCTGCATTACTCACCCATACCCTTGCGATCTGCGATCAACGGCAAGAGCTGGTGTATTTAGAAGCGACGAACCCTCGTAATGTTGCCCTGTATAAAAAGCATGGCTTTGAAGTATTGGGTACAGTTCAGGCAGGGAATTCACCAACCCTCTATCCCATGCTCAGACAGCCACAATAA
- a CDS encoding pyridoxine 5'-phosphate synthase — protein sequence MPTLGVNIDHVATIRQARRTVEPDPVAAAVLAELAGADGITVHLREDRRHIQDRDVEVLRKTVRTHLNLEMAATEEMVAIALRIQPDYVTLVPEKREEVTTEGGLDIVGQQAHMADVVKTLQAANIPVSLFIDADTAQIEASAQVQTKFIELHTGTYAEAKGEVQQAQELEVLKQGCELALALGLRVNAGHGLTYWNTYPVACLPGMEELNIGHTIMSRSVLVGLERAVREMKEVIAGRG from the coding sequence GTGCCTACCCTTGGTGTCAATATCGATCATGTGGCGACTATTCGCCAAGCGCGTCGTACTGTGGAACCAGATCCAGTGGCAGCAGCGGTATTAGCAGAATTAGCGGGTGCTGATGGCATTACCGTGCATCTGCGGGAAGATCGGCGGCATATTCAGGATCGGGATGTCGAGGTGTTGCGAAAAACCGTCCGCACCCACTTGAATTTGGAAATGGCGGCGACGGAGGAGATGGTTGCCATAGCACTTCGTATCCAACCCGATTATGTCACCCTGGTGCCGGAAAAGCGGGAGGAAGTGACGACAGAGGGAGGGCTAGACATTGTAGGACAGCAAGCCCATATGGCCGATGTGGTCAAGACCTTACAAGCTGCCAATATTCCCGTTAGTCTGTTTATTGATGCCGACACCGCCCAAATTGAAGCATCGGCTCAAGTACAGACTAAGTTTATCGAACTGCATACGGGGACTTATGCGGAAGCGAAAGGTGAAGTCCAACAGGCCCAGGAGTTGGAAGTGTTGAAACAGGGTTGTGAACTCGCCCTTGCATTGGGACTCCGAGTCAATGCTGGTCATGGTTTGACCTATTGGAATACCTATCCCGTGGCCTGTCTACCGGGGATGGAAGAGCTAAATATTGGCCATACGATTATGAGTCGGTCGGTGTTGGTGGGTTTGGAACGAGCGGTGCGAGAAATGAAAGAAGTCATCGCAGGTCGAGGCTAG
- a CDS encoding P-loop NTPase fold protein — protein MIDKSLPPDIFATLESPVYTTAISPNGQQVVAGLKDGSLHLFDLVEGQPIGQPFAGHSGYVWSVAFSPDGKTIVSGSYDNTLRLWNLDGQTIGQPFSGHSDTVRSVAFSPDGKTIVSGSDDNTLRLWNLDGQTIGQPFAGHSGSVWSVAFSPDGKTIVSGSYDKTLRLWNLDGQTIGQPFSGHSDTVRSVAFSPDGKTIVSGSDDNTLRLWNLDGQTIGQPFAGHSGSVWSVAFSPDGKTIVSGSYDKTLRLWNLDGQTIGQPFSGHSDTVRSVAFSPDGKTIVSGSDDNTLRLWNLDGQTIGQPFAGHTGSVRSVAFSPDGKTIVSGSDDKTLRLWNLDGQTIGQPFAGHSGSVWSVAFSPDGKTIVSGSYDKTLRLWNLDGQTIGQPFSGHSDTVRSVAFSPDGKTIVSGSDDNTLRLWNLDGQTIGQPFAGHSGSVRSVAFSPDGKTIVSGSDDNTLRLWNLDGQTIGQPFAGHTGSVRSVAFSPDGKTIVSGSDDNTLRLWNLDGQTIGQPFAGHSGSVWSVAFSPDGKTIVSGSYDKTLRLWNLDGQTIGQPFSGHSDTVRSVAFSPDGKTIVSGSDDKTVCLCKRTIEKDFKLLWMCPPIIAKPIKNLSELIGNILISQGIKNDRAFGHDALDVEDEINALTEVLLLRSLTPPVAVGLLGNWGSGKSFGMHLIQSQIKARRRQALTSEEAWGKWNPRQEAQIERMSPFVGHVYQIQFNAWTYAKSNLWASLMQEIFYELNRQIRA, from the coding sequence GTGATAGATAAATCATTACCCCCCGATATTTTTGCAACGCTAGAAAGCCCAGTTTATACAACCGCAATTTCTCCTAACGGGCAACAAGTCGTTGCAGGGTTAAAAGATGGTTCTCTACATCTTTTCGATCTAGTGGAGGGCCAGCCCATCGGCCAACCCTTCGCGGGACATTCTGGCTATGTCTGGTCCGTCGCCTTCTCCCCTGATGGAAAAACCATCGTCAGTGGCAGTTATGACAACACCCTGCGCTTGTGGAATCTGGACGGACAGACCATCGGCCAACCCTTCTCGGGACATTCTGACACTGTCAGGTCCGTCGCCTTCTCCCCTGATGGAAAAACCATCGTCAGTGGCAGTGATGACAACACCCTGCGCTTGTGGAATCTGGACGGACAGACCATCGGCCAACCCTTCGCGGGACATTCTGGCTCTGTCTGGTCCGTCGCCTTCTCCCCTGATGGAAAAACCATCGTCAGTGGCAGTTATGACAAAACCCTGCGCTTGTGGAATCTGGACGGACAGACCATCGGCCAACCCTTCTCGGGACATTCTGACACTGTCAGGTCCGTCGCCTTCTCCCCTGATGGAAAAACCATCGTCAGTGGCAGTGATGACAACACCCTGCGCTTGTGGAATCTGGACGGACAGACCATCGGCCAACCCTTCGCGGGACATTCTGGCTCTGTCTGGTCCGTCGCCTTCTCCCCTGATGGAAAAACCATCGTCAGTGGCAGTTATGACAAAACCCTGCGCTTGTGGAATCTGGACGGACAGACCATCGGCCAACCCTTCTCGGGACATTCTGACACTGTCAGGTCCGTCGCCTTCTCCCCTGATGGAAAAACCATCGTCAGTGGCAGTGATGACAACACCCTGCGCTTGTGGAATCTGGACGGACAGACCATCGGCCAACCCTTCGCGGGACATACTGGCTCTGTCAGGTCCGTCGCCTTCTCCCCTGATGGAAAAACCATCGTCAGTGGCAGTGATGACAAAACCCTGCGCTTGTGGAATCTGGACGGACAGACCATCGGCCAACCCTTCGCGGGACATTCTGGCTCTGTCTGGTCCGTCGCCTTCTCCCCTGATGGAAAAACCATCGTCAGTGGCAGTTATGACAAAACCCTGCGCTTGTGGAATCTGGACGGACAGACCATCGGCCAACCCTTCTCGGGACATTCTGACACTGTCAGGTCCGTCGCCTTCTCCCCTGATGGAAAAACCATCGTCAGTGGCAGTGATGACAACACCCTGCGCTTGTGGAATCTGGACGGACAGACCATCGGCCAACCCTTCGCGGGACATTCTGGCTCTGTCAGGTCCGTCGCCTTCTCCCCTGATGGAAAAACCATCGTCAGTGGCAGTGATGACAACACCCTGCGCTTGTGGAATCTGGACGGACAGACCATCGGCCAACCCTTCGCGGGACATACTGGCTCTGTCAGGTCCGTCGCCTTCTCCCCTGATGGAAAAACCATCGTCAGTGGCAGTGATGACAACACCCTGCGCTTGTGGAATCTGGACGGACAGACCATCGGCCAACCCTTCGCGGGACATTCTGGCTCTGTCTGGTCCGTCGCCTTCTCCCCTGATGGAAAAACCATCGTCAGTGGCAGTTATGACAAAACCCTGCGCTTGTGGAATCTGGACGGACAGACCATCGGCCAACCCTTCTCGGGACATTCTGACACTGTCAGGTCCGTCGCCTTCTCCCCTGATGGAAAAACCATCGTCAGTGGCAGTGATGACAAAACAGTATGTTTGTGTAAACGCACCATTGAGAAAGACTTCAAACTCCTGTGGATGTGCCCTCCCATCATTGCCAAACCCATTAAAAATTTATCTGAGCTGATCGGCAATATCCTCATTTCTCAGGGAATCAAAAACGATCGAGCGTTTGGTCATGATGCCTTAGATGTCGAGGATGAAATTAATGCTTTAACTGAAGTACTGCTACTCAGGAGTTTGACCCCTCCAGTTGCCGTCGGCCTATTAGGCAATTGGGGCAGTGGAAAATCGTTTGGCATGCATCTCATTCAATCCCAGATCAAGGCTCGACGACGCCAAGCACTGACATCAGAAGAAGCCTGGGGAAAGTGGAACCCCAGGCAAGAAGCACAGATTGAACGCATGTCACCATTTGTGGGTCATGTTTACCAGATTCAATTCAACGCCTGGACCTATGCCAAGTCCAATCTTTGGGCAAGTTTGATGCAGGAAATCTTTTATGAATTGAATCGACAAATTAGGGCGTAA
- a CDS encoding P-loop NTPase fold protein — protein sequence MEGFPKRIRDRITYWQRQQGALESTEAESHSPQTPLGIDENLQFGEIARVNQALRQGGPLWEVLYEINEADADVLLEQRLSKEDRAKWNNLKSNQEISNVLWSTLDKIQRQKNQNFQALEQKLKEAEKTLERKQKSNKISINQKLNQRKIRALWTPFFNGIARLKFSKEDIEAYSAAGTSFQKFRDTIKSWQGLLALFCMGLLIALTASSESREAITQLLQTILNSQALRNLIPEWIKNSLNSLVSWLPKAIQAFPTWLQIGSATLISLLPVIKALTTYIGSVQKEQARIQGEKETLIQQSQDRVTSEAQEVAQLRLRVEEERQQLGPNAQYPSLLDFVNARISGDDYGKHLGLMQQIKQDLAALSSRLTLNQSNEQDIQQLFPRGPARVFLYIDDLDRCPPDRVVEVLEAVQLLLNTKLFVVILAIDDRYIARALEQVYAGVLKRRGKPSGIDYLEKIIQIPYRLRPISPDTVERYFRSQLTIKKEDQSCDKGTAQQTISHLSTKPSGHSHSELNQLESQYVQDTVNSESEKLQPTTDKVDNPSNQNGESITQNLTSSTKSSEENLPSPKPSESYAKAAVSPSTEQAERLKASVNEPETNTSSNESNAEPLNKPPTPEEVTYISTIATVDAFDEEELKLLVDCCKYVDITPRTGKRLINIYKILQIIWKKRHKEKDHDLPSDQTKRIVMSFLALSGRYPDFMRNLFDEIDMLLEKETFASTNGEILINPSIHLSLSETLETLAPTSDSKNSQDFHTKREWDRFTSDIKRMVADSYTTTADPVLTLDRRTFSLMLSFCFVGDLGYDPDDHPVNVPTLQNPE from the coding sequence TTGGAAGGTTTTCCAAAAAGAATACGGGATCGAATAACTTATTGGCAACGCCAGCAAGGGGCATTAGAGTCAACAGAAGCAGAAAGCCATTCCCCGCAAACACCACTTGGTATAGACGAGAACCTCCAATTCGGTGAAATTGCTCGTGTCAATCAAGCTTTACGTCAAGGCGGGCCATTATGGGAGGTCCTATATGAAATCAACGAGGCAGATGCCGATGTCCTCCTCGAACAACGGCTTAGCAAGGAAGACAGAGCAAAGTGGAACAACTTAAAATCCAATCAAGAAATATCCAATGTCCTTTGGTCAACGCTAGATAAAATTCAACGACAGAAAAATCAGAATTTTCAAGCCTTAGAGCAAAAGCTTAAAGAAGCCGAGAAAACGTTAGAACGAAAGCAAAAAAGCAACAAAATTAGTATCAATCAGAAACTCAATCAACGAAAAATAAGAGCGCTCTGGACACCGTTTTTTAACGGTATAGCGCGGCTCAAATTTTCTAAGGAGGACATCGAAGCCTATTCTGCCGCTGGCACATCGTTTCAAAAGTTTCGTGACACCATTAAAAGCTGGCAAGGCTTACTTGCCTTATTTTGTATGGGGTTGTTGATTGCGCTCACCGCTAGTTCTGAAAGTCGAGAAGCAATTACCCAACTGTTACAAACCATCCTGAATTCTCAAGCCCTTCGTAACCTCATACCTGAATGGATCAAGAACAGTCTCAATTCACTAGTCTCTTGGCTTCCTAAGGCAATCCAAGCATTTCCAACCTGGCTTCAGATTGGATCTGCGACGTTGATTAGCTTACTACCCGTCATAAAAGCCCTTACAACTTACATTGGCTCAGTCCAAAAAGAGCAAGCTCGCATTCAAGGCGAAAAAGAGACCTTAATCCAACAGTCCCAAGACAGAGTCACATCAGAAGCCCAAGAAGTCGCTCAGCTACGTTTAAGAGTCGAAGAAGAACGCCAACAATTGGGACCAAATGCCCAATATCCTTCTCTACTCGACTTCGTCAACGCTCGAATCTCAGGCGATGACTATGGTAAACATCTGGGTCTCATGCAGCAAATCAAACAAGATCTTGCAGCCTTATCCTCACGTCTGACCCTGAATCAAAGCAATGAGCAAGATATTCAACAACTATTTCCCCGCGGTCCTGCCAGAGTATTTCTCTACATTGATGATCTCGATCGTTGTCCCCCCGACCGCGTCGTTGAAGTGCTCGAAGCAGTCCAGCTTCTCCTTAATACCAAACTATTTGTCGTCATTTTAGCCATTGACGATCGCTACATTGCCCGCGCGTTAGAACAAGTTTATGCAGGCGTTCTCAAGCGCCGAGGCAAACCCTCTGGCATCGACTACTTAGAAAAAATCATCCAAATCCCCTATCGACTGCGTCCTATTTCACCCGATACCGTTGAAAGATACTTTCGTTCACAGCTCACCATCAAAAAAGAAGATCAGTCATGTGATAAAGGCACAGCACAACAGACTATCTCACATCTCAGTACTAAGCCTTCAGGTCACTCTCATTCAGAATTAAATCAACTTGAGAGTCAGTATGTTCAAGACACAGTCAACTCAGAGTCTGAAAAATTACAGCCCACAACAGATAAAGTAGATAATCCATCAAACCAAAATGGTGAATCGATAACTCAGAACCTCACCTCCTCTACTAAATCCTCAGAGGAAAATTTACCCAGTCCTAAACCATCTGAGTCATATGCCAAAGCTGCTGTCAGTCCAAGCACAGAACAAGCAGAACGTCTAAAAGCTTCCGTGAATGAACCGGAGACCAATACTAGTTCTAACGAGAGCAATGCAGAGCCATTAAACAAACCTCCGACTCCAGAAGAAGTCACCTATATCTCAACGATTGCAACCGTCGATGCATTTGATGAAGAGGAACTCAAGCTTTTAGTCGATTGCTGTAAATATGTGGATATAACCCCTCGAACAGGCAAAAGGTTAATCAATATCTACAAAATCCTACAAATTATTTGGAAAAAGAGGCATAAGGAAAAAGATCACGATCTTCCCTCTGATCAAACAAAGCGAATAGTGATGTCATTTCTTGCATTATCAGGCAGATACCCTGACTTTATGCGCAATCTCTTTGACGAAATCGATATGCTACTGGAGAAAGAAACTTTTGCTTCAACCAATGGAGAGATACTCATAAATCCTTCGATTCATCTATCTCTCTCAGAAACACTTGAGACTCTAGCCCCCACAAGCGATTCAAAAAACTCCCAAGATTTTCACACCAAGAGAGAATGGGATCGTTTCACCTCAGACATTAAACGCATGGTGGCGGACTCTTACACTACAACCGCAGACCCTGTTCTCACCTTAGATCGCAGAACCTTTTCTTTAATGCTTTCATTCTGCTTTGTGGGAGATCTTGGCTATGACCCAGATGATCACCCAGTGAACGTTCCAACACTTCAAAATCCTGAATAA